The sequence TCATTGCTGATCGCCATCAGCTTCACCTTGTTTCTCGGCCAGTTCCTGAGCCAGGCCTACGGCATCGCCCATGGCGTCCCCGTGGGGCTGACCAGCGTGGTGGTGCAGAGCCAGGCGTTGTTCACGATCGGCTTCGCCGCGATCGCTTTCGGCGAGCGGCCGACGCCGATGCAGTCGCTCGGCATCGGCATCGCCGCAGCGGGGCTTTTGATGATCTGCGGCACCGTCGGTTACGATTTCAGCGTCGGCGCCTTCGCAATGCTGATGGTCGCGCCGATCTGCTTTGCCGTCGGCAATCTCCTGCTGCGGGGCGCTCGCGGTGCGCCGATGTTCGGCCTGTTCGCCTGGCTATGCCTCACGGCGGCCGTGCCGCTGTTTGTGCTGACGCTGATCGTCGACGGGCCGATGCCGACTTTTCAGTCGCTGATCCACATGTCGCTCACCGGCCTGATCTGCCTGCTCATGATCGGCGCCATCTCCACCAGCATCGCTTATTGGCTGTGGGGGCGGTTGCTCCGCGATTATCCGGCCGCCCAGGTGGTGCCGTTCGCCTTGCTGGTGCCGTTCGTGGGATCGGCGACCTCCAGCATCGTGTTCGGCGAGCGGTTCGGGCCCTTGCGTCTCGCCGGCATGCTCACCGTGATCGGCGGTATCGCCGTGATGGTGCTGGCGAAGCGTCCGCAAGTTTTGCCGAAGACAGCGTGAGGTGAGCATGTCGCAGTCGCTGTTCTATGCCTTCCTCGCCTTCATGACCGTGATGTATTTCACGCCCGGGCCGAACAACATCATGCTGCTGTCCTCGGGCCTGACCTACGGCTTCCGCCGCACCATCCCGCACATCGCCGGCATCGTCATCGGTTTTGCCTTCATGGTCGCCGCGGTCGGCCTCGGTCTCGGCACCGTCTTTCTGTCCTACCCGATCCTCCAGAGCATCTTGAAATATGGCGGTGCGGTCTACCTGATCTATCTCGCCGCTGCGATCGCCATGTCCGGTCCGACCAGGCCGGGTGAGGGGAGTGGCCGCGGCCCGATGACGTTCTGGGGCGCGGCCATGTTTCAGTGGATCAACGCCAAAGGGTGGGTGATCGTGATCGGCACTATCACGGCCTATGCAGCGATCGCCCAATTCCCGCTCAATATCGCGATCCAGACCGTGATCAGCCTGCTCATCGGGACGGTCTCGACGGTGATCTGGGCGCTGTTCGGCACCGCGCTGCGCCCGGTCCTGACCTCCGAGCGGCTGGTTCGCGCCTTCAACATCCTGATGGCGGTTCTGCTGCTCGCGTCCCTCTACCCCGTCTTCATGGATGCATGATGCCGCAGATTTCCATGCAGAAACGGGTTTCCCAGGGGCCCTAAAATGCTCTAGACAGCCTCCGAAATCCGTCAATTCGCCTTCGAAAGACTAACCATCGGCCGATTCCGGCCCCCGAACGAGGAAACGACTATGCGTGTTTATTACGATCGCGACGCCGACCTGAACCTGATCAAGGGCAAGAAGGTCGCCATCGTCGGCTATGGCAGCCAGGGCCACGCCCATGCGCTCAACCTCAAGGACTCCGGCGTCAAGGAAGTCGCCATCGCGCTGCGCAAGGACTCCGGCTCGGTGAAGAAGGCGGAAGCGGCCGGCTTCAAGGTGATGGAAGTCGCCGAAGCCGCCAAATGGGCCGACCTCGTCATGATGCTGACCCCGGACGAACTCCAGGGCGACATCTA comes from Bradyrhizobium sp. CCGE-LA001 and encodes:
- a CDS encoding EamA family transporter, coding for MKPADILIAILVAIIWGLAFVASRIALDEFSPELMTAMRFAIAALPCLFIPKPKVAWSLLIAISFTLFLGQFLSQAYGIAHGVPVGLTSVVVQSQALFTIGFAAIAFGERPTPMQSLGIGIAAAGLLMICGTVGYDFSVGAFAMLMVAPICFAVGNLLLRGARGAPMFGLFAWLCLTAAVPLFVLTLIVDGPMPTFQSLIHMSLTGLICLLMIGAISTSIAYWLWGRLLRDYPAAQVVPFALLVPFVGSATSSIVFGERFGPLRLAGMLTVIGGIAVMVLAKRPQVLPKTA
- a CDS encoding LysE family translocator, whose amino-acid sequence is MSQSLFYAFLAFMTVMYFTPGPNNIMLLSSGLTYGFRRTIPHIAGIVIGFAFMVAAVGLGLGTVFLSYPILQSILKYGGAVYLIYLAAAIAMSGPTRPGEGSGRGPMTFWGAAMFQWINAKGWVIVIGTITAYAAIAQFPLNIAIQTVISLLIGTVSTVIWALFGTALRPVLTSERLVRAFNILMAVLLLASLYPVFMDA